Proteins from a single region of Runella sp. SP2:
- the secA gene encoding preprotein translocase subunit SecA has product MIKFLTKSFSGLFGTKSERDLKELAPYVDKVNAEFAKLRTLSHDQLRNATQELKTFIANELKAIDDQIDALRQQVATNADMDVDAKENIFKKIDSLGLERDKELEKVLMQILPTAFAIVKETARRFTENESLEVTASLLDHELAIRKNHITIDGDKAIWRTTWDVAGHPIKWNMVHYDVQIIGGTVLHQGKISEMATGEGKTLVATLPAFLNAIAGQGVHVVTVNDYLARRDSEWNAPLFEFHGLRVDCIDRHQPNTYARRQAYLADITYGTNNEFGFDYLRDNMAHSPEELVQRKHHFAMVDEVDSVLIDDARTPLIISGPVPRGDEQDFAELKPRVSRIVEAQKRLVTDLLNEAKKKIAAGDKKEGGLALFRAHRGFPKYKPLIKFLSETGIKTLMQETEKIYLAENQKLMPEADAPLYFTIEEKNNSIELTEKGLDYMTGSAEDPNFFVLPDLSIDLNAIDKDAELTDQQKLIRKEEVLRDYSVKTQRIHTIQQLLKAYSLFERDVDYVLMDGKVKIVDEQTGRIMEGRRWSDGLHQAVEAKENVKVEDATQTYATVTLQNYFRMYHKLCGMTGTAQTEAGEFWTIYKLDVVSIPTNIPIARKDEEDKVYRSVREKYNAVVDEIVELVGKGRPVLVGTTSVENSELLSRMLTLRKIPHQVLNAKQHQREAEIVSEAGKPGTVTIATNMAGRGTDIKLTPESKAAGGLAIIGTERHESRRVDRQLRGRAGRQGDPGTSQFFVSLEDGLMRMFGSDRIAGVMDRMGLEEGEVIQHSMVSKSIERAQKKVEENNFGTRKRLLEYDDVMNMQRESIYKRRRNALFGDRLAIDIADTMYDVCNEIINNTEGSFDELELAVITNFGIEPPFTRDDYNKLKPEQRVQRLYEAAEGHYATKNKFIAEQVLPILKQIHEERGGTIQEIVIPFTDGIKGTQIGVNLVKAIESNGREIVREMEKFVVLSLIDQEWKEHLRDMDDLKQSVQNAAYEQKDPLLIYKFESIELFKKLMSKVNFETISFLVKSFIPQEEPPQQQPQRQVRQPEPELHTNREDEDFAEVGGPDAYAARQTEKTMPVRAIKIADRNQKVTVQYRDGRVVKDVKYKKVEHEVERGDCVVIA; this is encoded by the coding sequence ATGATTAAATTCCTCACAAAAAGTTTTTCTGGGCTGTTTGGGACCAAATCGGAACGTGATTTGAAAGAACTTGCCCCCTACGTGGATAAAGTAAATGCCGAATTTGCTAAACTACGTACACTCAGCCATGACCAGCTTCGAAACGCAACGCAAGAACTCAAGACCTTTATTGCGAATGAACTCAAGGCCATCGACGACCAAATAGACGCGCTGCGCCAGCAAGTGGCTACCAATGCTGATATGGACGTTGATGCCAAAGAGAACATTTTCAAAAAAATTGACAGCCTTGGGCTAGAACGCGACAAAGAGTTGGAAAAAGTCTTGATGCAGATTTTGCCCACCGCCTTTGCCATTGTCAAAGAAACGGCGCGTCGTTTTACCGAAAATGAAAGTCTTGAGGTCACTGCCAGTCTTTTAGACCACGAACTCGCAATTAGGAAAAATCATATTACCATCGACGGCGATAAGGCTATTTGGAGAACGACTTGGGATGTGGCAGGCCACCCTATCAAGTGGAACATGGTTCACTATGATGTGCAAATCATCGGGGGAACGGTATTGCACCAAGGGAAAATTTCCGAAATGGCTACGGGAGAAGGTAAAACCCTCGTGGCTACGCTACCTGCTTTCTTGAATGCCATTGCAGGTCAAGGCGTGCACGTCGTGACGGTCAACGACTACCTTGCCCGCCGCGATAGTGAGTGGAATGCTCCTCTATTTGAATTTCATGGTTTGCGGGTTGATTGTATCGACCGCCACCAACCCAATACCTACGCGCGCCGCCAAGCCTATTTGGCTGACATCACTTACGGAACCAACAACGAATTTGGTTTTGATTACCTTCGCGACAACATGGCGCACTCGCCCGAAGAGCTTGTGCAACGCAAACACCACTTTGCAATGGTCGATGAGGTTGACTCCGTTTTGATTGACGACGCCCGTACGCCTCTGATTATCAGCGGCCCTGTACCGCGCGGCGACGAACAAGATTTTGCCGAGCTTAAACCCCGCGTATCGCGCATTGTAGAAGCCCAAAAACGCCTCGTGACGGATTTGCTCAACGAAGCCAAAAAGAAAATTGCGGCTGGCGACAAAAAAGAAGGAGGTTTGGCCCTCTTCCGTGCACACCGTGGTTTCCCCAAATACAAACCGCTTATTAAGTTCTTGAGTGAAACGGGTATCAAAACCCTCATGCAGGAAACGGAGAAAATCTATTTGGCAGAAAACCAAAAGTTGATGCCAGAAGCCGATGCTCCACTCTATTTTACCATTGAAGAAAAAAACAATAGCATCGAGCTTACTGAAAAGGGGCTTGACTATATGACAGGCTCAGCCGAAGACCCTAACTTCTTCGTATTGCCTGACTTGTCGATTGATTTGAATGCGATTGACAAAGACGCTGAGCTTACCGATCAGCAAAAACTTATTCGTAAAGAAGAAGTGTTGCGCGATTATTCGGTCAAAACGCAACGTATTCACACAATCCAACAGTTGTTGAAAGCCTATTCGTTGTTTGAACGCGACGTTGACTATGTGTTGATGGACGGAAAGGTAAAAATCGTTGACGAACAAACGGGCCGTATCATGGAAGGGCGCCGTTGGTCAGACGGATTGCACCAAGCTGTGGAAGCCAAAGAAAACGTAAAAGTAGAAGACGCTACGCAGACGTACGCTACGGTAACGCTCCAAAACTACTTCCGTATGTATCACAAGCTTTGTGGTATGACAGGTACTGCCCAAACCGAAGCAGGTGAATTCTGGACAATTTATAAGTTGGACGTTGTTAGTATTCCTACCAACATTCCGATTGCGCGTAAGGACGAAGAAGATAAAGTATATCGTTCGGTACGGGAGAAATACAACGCCGTGGTGGACGAAATCGTTGAGTTGGTAGGCAAAGGACGCCCAGTGTTGGTGGGTACAACTTCGGTTGAAAACTCAGAATTATTGAGCCGTATGCTTACCCTCCGTAAGATTCCACACCAAGTCTTGAACGCCAAACAACACCAACGCGAAGCCGAAATTGTATCGGAAGCAGGGAAACCTGGAACGGTTACGATTGCAACCAACATGGCAGGTCGTGGTACCGACATCAAGCTTACACCTGAGTCAAAAGCAGCGGGAGGTTTGGCCATCATTGGTACCGAACGCCACGAAAGCCGCCGCGTTGACCGTCAGTTGCGTGGTCGTGCAGGTCGCCAAGGAGACCCAGGAACGTCACAGTTCTTTGTGTCATTGGAAGATGGGCTAATGCGTATGTTTGGTTCTGACCGCATCGCGGGTGTAATGGACCGCATGGGCTTGGAAGAAGGTGAAGTGATTCAGCACTCGATGGTGTCAAAGTCGATTGAAAGAGCGCAGAAAAAAGTGGAAGAAAACAACTTCGGTACACGTAAGCGCCTCCTTGAATACGATGACGTCATGAACATGCAGCGTGAAAGCATCTACAAACGCCGTCGGAATGCCCTTTTTGGGGATCGTCTCGCGATTGACATTGCTGACACCATGTACGATGTTTGTAACGAAATCATCAACAATACCGAAGGTAGCTTCGACGAACTCGAATTGGCCGTCATTACCAATTTTGGCATTGAACCACCATTTACGCGCGATGACTACAACAAGCTAAAACCTGAACAACGAGTTCAACGCTTGTACGAAGCGGCTGAAGGCCACTATGCAACCAAAAATAAGTTTATAGCGGAACAAGTATTGCCGATACTGAAACAAATCCACGAAGAACGCGGTGGCACCATCCAAGAAATCGTGATTCCTTTCACTGATGGTATCAAAGGCACGCAAATTGGCGTCAATCTCGTGAAAGCCATTGAATCAAACGGTCGTGAGATTGTGCGTGAAATGGAGAAATTTGTAGTTCTTTCGCTCATTGACCAAGAATGGAAAGAGCACCTTCGCGACATGGACGACCTCAAACAGTCGGTACAAAACGCGGCTTACGAGCAAAAAGACCCATTGTTGATTTATAAGTTTGAGTCGATTGAGTTGTTCAAGAAACTAATGAGTAAGGTTAACTTCGAAACGATTAGTTTCTTGGTAAAATCGTTCATTCCTCAAGAAGAACCACCGCAACAACAACCGCAACGCCAAGTTCGTCAGCCTGAACCAGAACTTCATACCAACCGCGAAGATGAAGATTTTGCAGAAGTAGGTGGCCCAGATGCCTACGCGGCTCGTCAAACCGAAAAAACGATGCCTGTACGTGCCATCAAAATCGCCGACCGTAACCAAAAAGTAACGGTTCAGTACCGCGATGGCCGTGTGGTAAAAGATGTGAAATACAAGAAAGTAGAACACGAAGTAGAACGCGGCGATTGTGTCGTTATCGCTTAA
- a CDS encoding YggS family pyridoxal phosphate-dependent enzyme, translating into MGIAENIQQIVTEISPAARLIAVTKTKPVEMLMEAYQAGFKRYGENKVQEMVGKYEQMPKDIEWHLIGHLQSNKVKYMASFVAMIHSVDSLKLLQEINKQAAKNNRVIDCLLQVFIAQEETKFGLSEEELGELLLSDELKSMQNVRIVGLMGMASNTDDEDQVRLEFRGLKQLFDKLNARAADFPANVDLKEISMGMSGDYPIAVEEGSTLVRVGSAIFGSR; encoded by the coding sequence ATGGGTATTGCTGAAAATATACAACAAATAGTAACTGAAATTTCACCTGCTGCACGGCTCATTGCAGTGACAAAAACCAAGCCCGTTGAGATGTTAATGGAAGCATATCAGGCTGGTTTTAAGCGGTATGGAGAAAATAAAGTGCAAGAAATGGTAGGTAAATACGAACAAATGCCGAAAGACATTGAGTGGCATTTGATTGGTCATTTACAAAGCAATAAAGTCAAATACATGGCTTCTTTTGTGGCCATGATTCACTCAGTAGATAGCCTGAAATTATTGCAAGAAATTAACAAACAGGCAGCCAAAAACAACCGAGTGATTGACTGTTTATTGCAGGTATTTATTGCCCAAGAAGAAACAAAATTTGGACTTTCTGAAGAAGAACTCGGGGAGCTATTGCTTTCTGATGAATTAAAATCAATGCAAAATGTGCGTATTGTTGGGCTGATGGGAATGGCATCAAACACCGATGACGAAGACCAAGTGCGTTTGGAATTTAGAGGCTTAAAACAGCTTTTTGACAAGCTAAATGCACGCGCGGCTGATTTTCCTGCAAATGTTGACCTTAAAGAAATTTCGATGGGCATGAGCGGAGATTACCCCATTGCGGTGGAAGAAGGAAGTACGCTCGTCCGCGTAGGTAGCGCCATCTTTGGCTCACGCTAA
- a CDS encoding GNAT family N-acetyltransferase, which yields MQITIRKGAPEDVPQVFALVQELALYERAPEQVTNTPEMMLKDGFGPEPIFGLFVAEVDRQIVGISLYYYRYSTWKGKRLYLEDLIVTESMRGHGLGKMLLDTTVQEAKDTNCTGVMWQVLDWNEPSIKFYERYGARLDGEWINCHLDF from the coding sequence ATGCAAATTACCATTCGTAAAGGTGCACCTGAAGATGTGCCGCAAGTATTCGCTTTGGTTCAGGAGCTTGCCTTGTATGAGCGTGCGCCTGAGCAAGTCACCAACACCCCTGAAATGATGTTGAAAGACGGCTTTGGCCCAGAACCTATTTTTGGCCTTTTTGTGGCGGAGGTAGATAGACAAATCGTCGGGATTTCGCTCTATTATTATCGGTATTCGACTTGGAAAGGAAAACGACTCTATTTGGAGGATTTGATTGTGACGGAGTCGATGCGGGGGCATGGATTGGGAAAGATGCTGTTGGATACCACCGTTCAAGAGGCAAAAGATACAAATTGTACTGGGGTAATGTGGCAAGTGCTGGATTGGAATGAGCCATCCATTAAGTTTTATGAACGCTACGGCGCGCGTTTGGATGGAGAGTGGATCAATTGTCATTTGGATTTTTAA
- a CDS encoding patatin-like phospholipase family protein produces the protein MRALVLGGGSLKGAFQAGVIQAILEEGFEPEMIYGVSVGSLNASYLVNEAGRQTIEHKKIDWPRLSRLLIEFWIKNITGPESIAKPRSRLTLGFDTLMSRFDGLLDNTPLKNLLRSNVDEFILRTSPIKLKVGAVDVISGKMVYATPQEPDFLDYVLASSSLPTIMPPVLIKGQRKTALLDGGMRVVAPLKAALEDGATEVVCVACHSEHIYGETVNYRNVLQLMERVKDINVNQIVNSDIAWAQSYVENENLKGRPLKLKVIRPHEPLHLDMLKFQSEDIVRLIVQGYKTGVEYIQTEDNKYFFSK, from the coding sequence ATGAGAGCATTAGTATTGGGCGGTGGTTCGCTTAAAGGGGCATTTCAAGCGGGCGTTATTCAAGCGATTTTGGAGGAAGGTTTTGAACCCGAAATGATTTACGGAGTATCGGTCGGAAGTTTGAATGCAAGTTATTTGGTAAACGAAGCGGGGCGTCAGACAATTGAGCATAAAAAAATTGATTGGCCGCGTTTGAGCCGCCTTCTCATAGAGTTTTGGATTAAGAATATTACGGGGCCTGAGTCAATTGCCAAACCCCGTTCACGACTTACCTTGGGATTCGATACGTTAATGAGCCGATTTGATGGCCTTTTGGACAATACACCCCTAAAAAACTTGCTTCGCTCAAACGTGGATGAATTTATTTTACGCACAAGCCCCATCAAGCTCAAAGTAGGAGCGGTGGATGTTATCAGCGGAAAAATGGTGTACGCCACGCCCCAAGAACCTGATTTTTTGGATTATGTCCTTGCAAGTAGCTCATTGCCAACGATTATGCCGCCTGTCTTGATCAAAGGCCAGCGAAAAACAGCCTTGCTAGATGGAGGCATGAGGGTAGTGGCACCTCTAAAAGCAGCCTTAGAAGACGGAGCGACCGAAGTGGTGTGTGTGGCTTGCCACTCCGAACATATTTATGGTGAAACGGTCAATTACCGAAATGTGTTGCAATTGATGGAGCGGGTAAAGGACATCAATGTCAACCAAATTGTAAACAGTGACATCGCGTGGGCGCAAAGCTATGTCGAAAATGAAAACTTAAAAGGACGCCCGCTGAAACTAAAGGTTATTCGTCCCCACGAGCCTTTACACTTAGATATGCTCAAATTTCAATCTGAAGACATTGTACGGCTGATTGTACAGGGATATAAAACCGGAGTTGAATATATTCAAACAGAAGACAACAAGTATTTTTTTTCAAAGTAA
- a CDS encoding polyprenyl synthetase family protein, with protein MSHSIKDIQAPIASEMDAFESKFRQFMKSEVMLLDQIMNYIVRRKGKQLRPMFVFLTAGVSGTITEATYRGAALIELLHTATLVHDDVVDDSNYRRGFFSVNALWKNKIAVLVGDYLLSRGLLLSVDNKDFTLLQLVSNAVREMSEGELLQLAKARRLDITEEVYFQIIRQKTASLIASCCAVGAQSAGATEDLVEKMREFGEKVGLAFQIKDDLFDFGDAEVGKPLGIDIKEKKMTLPLIHALSQSSWSTKRHIINLIKNHSDKPQKVAEVIKFVRESGGIQYATQAMQRLVDEAKVILHSFPESAYRNSLEGLVQFTIERNK; from the coding sequence ATGTCCCACTCAATAAAAGATATTCAGGCGCCGATTGCCTCCGAAATGGATGCTTTTGAAAGCAAATTTCGGCAGTTTATGAAAAGCGAGGTAATGCTCCTCGACCAAATCATGAATTACATTGTCCGTCGTAAAGGCAAACAACTGAGGCCCATGTTTGTTTTTTTAACGGCGGGCGTAAGTGGTACAATTACCGAAGCTACGTACCGAGGCGCTGCCCTTATTGAATTGCTACATACTGCGACCCTTGTTCACGACGATGTGGTGGATGACTCCAACTACCGACGTGGTTTTTTCTCAGTTAATGCACTTTGGAAAAATAAAATTGCCGTTTTAGTAGGCGACTATTTACTCTCACGAGGGCTGCTTTTATCCGTTGATAATAAAGACTTTACGCTCCTACAGCTCGTTTCAAATGCCGTTCGTGAAATGAGTGAAGGTGAATTGCTCCAGCTGGCCAAAGCCCGTCGGTTAGATATAACGGAGGAAGTTTACTTTCAAATCATTCGGCAGAAAACGGCTTCACTTATTGCCTCATGCTGCGCTGTAGGTGCCCAGTCGGCAGGTGCAACCGAAGATTTAGTGGAAAAAATGAGAGAGTTTGGCGAAAAAGTCGGACTTGCATTCCAAATCAAAGATGACCTCTTTGACTTTGGCGATGCGGAAGTTGGCAAACCGCTCGGTATTGATATCAAAGAGAAAAAAATGACGCTTCCGCTCATTCATGCGTTGAGTCAATCTTCTTGGAGTACGAAACGCCACATCATCAATCTCATTAAAAACCACAGCGACAAGCCACAAAAAGTAGCGGAAGTCATCAAATTTGTTCGCGAATCGGGTGGTATCCAGTACGCTACGCAGGCCATGCAGCGCTTGGTGGACGAGGCTAAGGTTATCTTACATTCTTTCCCCGAATCGGCATATCGTAATTCCTTAGAAGGCTTGGTGCAGTTTACGATTGAACGTAATAAATAA
- a CDS encoding LytTR family DNA-binding domain-containing protein produces MKALIIDDERLARNELRRLLENFPKIEIVGEAANADEAKKLVEELRPDLLFLDIQMPGKNGFELLESLEDDTIPEVIFTTAYDEYALKAFEYNALDYILKPIDLARLSEAVHRVFEEFDRKHEGESVSERKILGENDQVFIKDGEKCWFVKLGKVRLFESMGNYVRLHFDDQKPLVLKSLNALEERLDPVCFFRANRKHIINLQWIDKIEPWFSGGLLVTLRGSGEKIEISRRQAIRFKDMLSL; encoded by the coding sequence ATGAAAGCCCTTATTATTGATGATGAACGGTTGGCGCGAAACGAACTGCGTCGCTTACTTGAAAATTTTCCTAAAATTGAAATAGTGGGAGAAGCTGCTAACGCCGACGAAGCTAAAAAACTCGTTGAAGAGCTTCGCCCCGACTTGCTTTTTTTGGATATTCAAATGCCAGGCAAAAATGGATTTGAATTGTTGGAGTCGCTCGAAGATGATACCATTCCCGAGGTGATTTTTACAACTGCTTACGATGAATATGCGCTCAAAGCGTTTGAATACAATGCCTTGGACTACATCCTCAAGCCAATTGATTTGGCGCGTTTGAGCGAGGCTGTTCACCGCGTTTTTGAAGAATTTGACCGTAAGCACGAAGGAGAATCGGTGTCTGAGCGTAAAATTTTGGGCGAAAACGACCAAGTATTTATCAAGGACGGCGAAAAATGTTGGTTTGTAAAATTAGGGAAGGTGCGTCTTTTTGAGTCGATGGGTAACTATGTCCGTTTACATTTTGATGACCAAAAACCATTGGTTCTCAAGTCTTTGAACGCCCTAGAAGAGCGACTTGACCCCGTGTGTTTTTTCCGTGCGAATCGCAAACACATCATCAATTTGCAGTGGATTGACAAAATTGAGCCGTGGTTTTCGGGAGGGCTTTTGGTTACGTTGAGAGGAAGCGGGGAGAAAATAGAAATCTCGCGCCGCCAAGCCATCCGTTTCAAAGACATGCTGAGTTTGTAA
- a CDS encoding sensor histidine kinase has product MTKKRIYWICQVGGWTALILSELAIYTLEGEVTTGDFFFALANILVCVLLTHFYRLIVREQNWVSLPVYQIALRVIISGLSLGLLMTLMNYPIDLKVLKDTFKSQPYIFFADWLSWSKSMFMWVLSYTVYHYVEHKLDAEIERILLKTSIKESEAKVLRSQLNPHFVFNALNSIRALVSEDPSKAQQGVTQLSNILRNSLLADRRKTVELREELKTVEDYLSLEKVRYEERLKADFHIDPKTVYLQVPPMMLQTLVENAIKHGVQKAMSGGFVQVTTFLEGDYVHIHIRNTGVLAKKDSIDKQKEASGFGLENTERRLHLLYGEDAKFRIFQESEEVVRAEIIVPTQTEGVFKSGSSLSFSKLTSQTS; this is encoded by the coding sequence ATGACGAAAAAAAGAATATATTGGATTTGCCAAGTTGGAGGATGGACGGCGCTAATTCTTTCTGAATTAGCGATTTATACCCTCGAAGGAGAGGTAACAACTGGGGACTTTTTTTTCGCTCTGGCTAATATTTTAGTCTGTGTTTTACTTACCCATTTCTATCGCCTAATCGTGCGGGAGCAAAATTGGGTGAGCTTGCCCGTATATCAAATTGCCCTTAGGGTTATCATTTCTGGATTAAGTTTAGGACTTTTAATGACCCTGATGAATTACCCAATTGATTTAAAAGTCTTGAAGGATACCTTTAAAAGCCAACCCTACATCTTTTTTGCTGATTGGCTTTCGTGGAGTAAAAGCATGTTTATGTGGGTGTTGAGTTATACGGTTTACCATTACGTAGAACACAAACTAGATGCTGAAATCGAGCGTATTTTACTTAAAACTTCTATCAAAGAGTCGGAAGCAAAAGTACTTCGCTCTCAGCTGAACCCACACTTTGTTTTTAATGCCCTCAATTCGATTCGGGCGTTGGTGTCGGAAGACCCTTCCAAGGCACAGCAAGGTGTTACGCAGCTATCTAATATCCTTCGCAATTCGTTGTTGGCCGATCGCCGTAAAACCGTGGAATTACGGGAAGAACTCAAAACAGTAGAAGACTATTTAAGCCTTGAAAAAGTTCGTTATGAAGAACGTTTGAAAGCCGACTTCCACATTGACCCCAAAACGGTTTACTTACAAGTACCACCCATGATGCTGCAAACCTTGGTCGAAAATGCCATCAAACACGGCGTCCAGAAAGCCATGAGCGGAGGTTTTGTACAAGTAACCACGTTCCTCGAAGGAGATTACGTTCACATCCATATCCGAAATACGGGCGTTTTGGCCAAAAAAGACAGCATTGACAAACAAAAAGAAGCCAGCGGTTTTGGGCTCGAAAATACCGAACGTCGCTTACATTTGTTGTACGGTGAAGATGCCAAGTTCCGAATCTTTCAAGAATCGGAAGAGGTGGTTCGGGCCGAAATCATCGTTCCTACCCAAACCGAGGGCGTTTTTAAGAGTGGCTCCAGCCTTTCTTTTTCAAAATTGACCTCCCAAACTTCGTAA
- the rfbC gene encoding dTDP-4-dehydrorhamnose 3,5-epimerase produces MQVIKKSLEGLLEIIPTVYKDERGYFFETYNKQAFEVHGLPTHFVQDNQSFSKKGVVRGLHFQREPHAQGKLVRVVMGRVLDFAVDIRPDSPTFGQYEVVELDATRGNLFYVPEGFAHGFVALEDSVFIYKCTNLYNKAAEGGILWNDPTLNIDWQVTNPIVSSKDLELPQFDQISF; encoded by the coding sequence ATGCAAGTTATCAAAAAATCGCTCGAAGGATTGCTAGAAATTATACCAACGGTTTATAAAGATGAAAGAGGGTATTTTTTTGAGACTTACAATAAGCAAGCATTCGAGGTCCACGGATTGCCCACTCATTTTGTACAAGATAACCAGTCTTTTTCCAAAAAAGGGGTAGTACGTGGTTTGCATTTTCAACGGGAGCCACACGCTCAAGGAAAATTGGTTCGGGTTGTTATGGGTCGTGTGTTAGATTTTGCCGTTGATATCCGTCCCGACTCTCCTACCTTTGGCCAATACGAAGTTGTAGAACTTGACGCAACCCGCGGAAATCTATTTTATGTACCCGAAGGTTTCGCCCACGGATTTGTCGCTTTAGAGGATTCGGTATTTATTTATAAATGTACCAATCTATATAATAAAGCCGCCGAAGGAGGTATTCTGTGGAATGACCCTACGCTTAATATCGACTGGCAAGTAACTAACCCTATTGTCTCCTCAAAAGACCTTGAGCTACCCCAATTTGACCAAATTTCCTTTTAG
- a CDS encoding tyrosine-protein phosphatase, with the protein MPFSFLKRNRTPDTIPRSSAFTVDMHAHVLPKLDNGPETLEDALTLLHEMASKGVRKVIATPHIMGDYYPNSFEDIQISKKVLNHALIRRCIPIELEVAAEYYLDVSFLSLLDTQQPLLTIANNYLLFETGIVGLPSFLNDAISLIQKQQLTPVLAHPERYYYLQQDFNQVLRLHRSGVLFQVNLGAWQSNHPATRLLAERLINEGLVDFLGSNAHNLRDWGQASDALRSKVFGVALEKGLLNGSLL; encoded by the coding sequence ATGCCATTCTCATTTTTAAAGCGCAACCGAACGCCCGACACCATCCCACGTTCTTCTGCTTTTACAGTAGATATGCACGCGCACGTACTGCCAAAGTTAGACAATGGCCCAGAAACCCTCGAAGACGCGCTTACTTTGTTGCACGAAATGGCTTCTAAAGGTGTTCGTAAAGTCATTGCTACTCCGCACATCATGGGCGACTATTACCCAAACAGTTTTGAGGATATTCAAATTTCCAAAAAGGTACTCAACCACGCTCTCATTCGCCGATGTATCCCCATTGAGTTGGAAGTAGCAGCAGAATATTACCTTGATGTTTCTTTTTTATCACTTCTTGATACCCAACAACCACTTTTAACGATTGCCAACAACTACTTACTCTTTGAAACAGGCATTGTGGGACTTCCGTCATTCTTGAATGATGCCATTTCACTCATACAAAAACAACAACTGACGCCCGTTTTAGCCCATCCCGAGCGTTATTATTATTTGCAACAAGATTTTAATCAAGTGCTTCGGCTACATCGAAGTGGTGTTCTTTTTCAGGTAAATCTTGGAGCATGGCAATCGAATCATCCCGCCACTCGCCTCCTAGCCGAGCGGCTCATCAATGAAGGACTCGTGGACTTTTTGGGAAGTAACGCGCACAATCTACGTGATTGGGGACAAGCGTCCGACGCACTTCGATCGAAGGTATTTGGAGTTGCGCTTGAAAAAGGGCTGCTCAACGGTAGTTTGCTGTAA
- a CDS encoding DUF983 domain-containing protein, giving the protein MLKGTKLYSIFGNKCPHCHEGAFFKNDNPFNFKDFDKMNDHCEVCNEPFEREPGFYFGGMYGSYALYTALIASVFITCVVLLEINIFYVLGVLIPVIIISQPLFFRWGRLLWINIFVSYDPEAPKNPHRNVPKW; this is encoded by the coding sequence ATGTTAAAAGGAACCAAACTATACAGTATTTTTGGCAACAAATGCCCGCATTGCCACGAGGGTGCTTTTTTCAAAAACGATAATCCGTTCAATTTTAAAGACTTCGACAAAATGAATGACCACTGCGAAGTCTGCAACGAGCCATTCGAGCGAGAACCTGGCTTTTATTTTGGAGGGATGTACGGCAGCTACGCGCTTTACACTGCGCTGATTGCCTCTGTGTTTATTACCTGTGTAGTATTGCTGGAAATAAACATTTTTTACGTTTTGGGCGTGTTAATCCCCGTTATTATCATTTCACAACCACTTTTTTTTCGCTGGGGTCGATTGTTATGGATCAATATTTTTGTCAGCTATGACCCAGAAGCGCCTAAAAATCCCCACCGTAACGTACCTAAATGGTAA
- the coaD gene encoding pantetheine-phosphate adenylyltransferase, translating into MTDRIALFPGSFDPFTKGHEDIVLRGLNLFDQIIVGIGHNSNKKRYFPVEAMQGLIEKTFEAFPQVSVVTYDDLTANMARSLGARFLVRGLRNTTDFEYENSISQVNRHVYPDVETVFLITSPHLAPISSTIIRELHKYGHNVDEYLPYQLSEVTI; encoded by the coding sequence ATGACAGATCGCATCGCTCTTTTTCCTGGATCATTTGACCCATTTACTAAAGGCCATGAAGACATTGTCTTGCGGGGGCTTAATCTGTTTGATCAGATTATTGTGGGAATAGGACACAACTCTAACAAAAAAAGGTATTTTCCCGTAGAGGCCATGCAAGGCTTGATTGAAAAAACCTTTGAAGCTTTTCCGCAGGTAAGTGTCGTTACGTATGATGATCTGACGGCCAATATGGCACGCTCACTTGGTGCCCGATTTTTGGTAAGAGGTTTGCGAAATACCACAGATTTTGAATACGAAAACAGCATTTCACAAGTAAACCGCCACGTTTATCCCGACGTAGAAACGGTATTTTTGATTACGTCGCCCCATTTAGCTCCCATAAGTTCGACGATTATTCGTGAATTGCACAAGTACGGCCATAACGTAGATGAGTATCTGCCTTATCAGTTGTCAGAAGTTACCATTTAG